The proteins below come from a single Bacillus sp. SM2101 genomic window:
- a CDS encoding recombinase family protein: MRKKRGVGYTRISPRSEKDIGNTSLEKQEDEITNYCKKNNIELVDVYCDDLKSGSSFKGRDNFIEMYNRILREEEEIDYIIVYKQDRLSRDSLDTLYFMKQLNAIDKHIISIADSINTEDPTAKILVHVLSLVAELEREFISFRTNSGMEKRAENGEFLGGKIYGYEVINKKLSILPDESKVIKYIFKKCALEKWGYKKIAANLNLQHIKTKKGKEWTSNAVKTILQNQIYIGNIKWRNKYTKGQHTPIIEKSLWDEAMKVMKARSFKPQKIHPGSYPLVGLLKCPQCKGSMVQGNSSQKYKYYQCNKNKCSGSSVCSSNLVKKEYAEEFVLQDFLHRLKEKVSPSVIYSVTQSILDYELNPLENEARNLSKLIETLEREMIKIMEHSSDPSLNLDVDMIKSHLATKQDDINKIKYVLADINKKINLKQNKSIKDIIEFSINNFEDFYYTISDDEKKVFFHSVINEIHVTPGDTTRDRRIKDINYHFDLEDLNVLI, translated from the coding sequence ATGAGAAAAAAAAGAGGAGTTGGATATACAAGGATAAGTCCAAGATCAGAGAAAGACATTGGAAACACTTCTTTGGAAAAACAAGAGGATGAGATAACTAATTATTGCAAAAAAAACAATATAGAACTAGTAGATGTTTACTGCGATGATTTAAAATCAGGTAGTTCATTTAAAGGTAGAGATAATTTTATTGAAATGTATAACCGAATATTAAGAGAAGAAGAGGAAATAGATTATATAATTGTCTATAAGCAAGACAGACTATCTCGAGATTCGTTAGATACATTGTATTTTATGAAGCAACTAAACGCAATTGACAAACATATCATATCAATAGCCGATAGCATAAATACAGAGGATCCTACAGCCAAAATACTTGTTCATGTTTTGTCATTAGTTGCCGAGCTCGAAAGAGAGTTTATCTCGTTCCGAACGAATTCAGGAATGGAGAAAAGAGCTGAAAATGGAGAGTTTTTAGGTGGGAAGATTTATGGATATGAAGTTATAAATAAAAAGTTATCAATACTCCCTGACGAGTCCAAAGTTATAAAATATATTTTTAAAAAGTGTGCCTTAGAAAAATGGGGATATAAAAAGATTGCTGCAAACCTTAATCTGCAACATATTAAGACTAAAAAAGGAAAAGAATGGACAAGTAATGCTGTTAAAACAATCCTTCAGAATCAGATTTATATTGGGAATATAAAATGGAGGAATAAATATACCAAAGGGCAACATACTCCAATTATTGAAAAATCTCTGTGGGACGAAGCAATGAAAGTTATGAAAGCAAGAAGTTTTAAACCACAAAAAATTCATCCAGGATCTTACCCTCTGGTAGGCTTACTTAAATGTCCTCAATGCAAGGGGAGTATGGTACAGGGAAACAGTAGTCAAAAATACAAATATTACCAATGCAATAAAAATAAATGTAGTGGTAGCAGTGTGTGTTCTTCCAATCTCGTTAAAAAGGAGTACGCTGAAGAATTTGTACTCCAAGATTTTTTACATCGTCTTAAGGAAAAAGTTTCTCCGTCAGTTATTTATTCTGTTACACAGTCCATTTTAGACTATGAGTTAAATCCTTTGGAGAATGAAGCTAGAAATCTAAGTAAACTAATAGAAACGCTAGAAAGAGAGATGATAAAAATAATGGAACATTCTAGTGATCCATCTCTTAATTTAGATGTTGATATGATAAAATCTCACTTAGCAACAAAACAAGATGATATAAACAAAATAAAATACGTTCTTGCTGACATTAATAAGAAAATAAATTTGAAACAAAATAAATCAATAAAGGACATTATAGAATTTTCTATTAATAACTTTGAAGATTTTTACTATACAATATCCGATGATGAAAAGAAGGTTTTTTTTCATTCTGTAATTAATGAAATTCATGTAACCCCTGGGGATACAACAAGGGATCGTCGAATAAAGGATATTAACTATCATTTTGATTTGGAAGACCTAAATGTCTTAATCTAA
- the katG gene encoding catalase/peroxidase HPI: MENNNYPDQKEHTAAAAGQCPVTHHKDSAITTTTAPRGTTNKDWWPNQLNLGILRQHEKKSNPMGEDFNYKEEFSKLDYDALKKDLHHLMTDSQDWWPADYGHYGPFFIRMSWHAAGTYRTADGRGGGSTGSQRFAPLNSWPDNVNLDKARRLLWPIKQKYGNKISWADLLVLTGNVALESMGLKTFGFGAGREDIWHPEEDVYWGSEKEWLADNRYSGDRELENPLAAVQMGLIYVNPEGPNGEPDPLASARDIRDTFERMGMNDEETVALVAGGHTFGKAHGAGDASQVGDDPEAATLETQGFGWKSTYKSGKGRDTISSGIEGAWTTNPIKWDNGYFELLFGYDWELTKSPAGASQWAPVNMQEEHLAPDAEDPSKRVKTMMTTADMALRMDPEYEKISRRFYENPEEFADVFARAWFKLLHRDMGPKDRYWGPEVPQEELIWQDPITEADYELSDAEIANLKEKILSTGLTVSELVKTAWASASTYRGSDMRGGANGARIRLAPQKDWEANEPAQLEKVLGIYVDLQSKLDKKVSLADLIVLGGNAAIEKAAKDAGFDVTVPFSPGRGDATDDQTEVENFEVLEPVSDGFRNYQKKEYSISPEEMLVDKAQLLGLTAPEMTVLLGGMRVLGTNHGGSEHGVFTDRVGTLTNDFFVNLLDMGIEWKPAGFNKYEGRDRKSGEVVRTASRFDLVFGSNAVLRAIVEVYAQDDNTEKFIHDFVAAWVKVMDADRFDLK; this comes from the coding sequence ATGGAAAACAACAATTATCCTGACCAAAAAGAACACACAGCTGCAGCTGCGGGGCAATGTCCTGTAACTCATCACAAAGATAGTGCAATCACGACAACGACAGCGCCTAGAGGTACGACGAATAAAGACTGGTGGCCGAACCAATTAAATTTGGGCATTCTTCGCCAGCATGAAAAGAAATCCAACCCAATGGGAGAAGACTTTAATTATAAAGAAGAATTCTCTAAGCTCGATTATGATGCTCTAAAGAAAGATCTTCATCACTTAATGACAGATAGCCAGGATTGGTGGCCTGCTGATTACGGTCACTACGGTCCATTCTTTATTCGTATGTCTTGGCATGCAGCAGGTACATATCGGACGGCTGATGGACGCGGGGGTGGCTCAACTGGATCACAGCGCTTTGCTCCTCTGAACAGCTGGCCGGATAATGTCAATCTTGATAAGGCCCGCCGTCTGTTATGGCCTATTAAGCAAAAGTATGGAAACAAGATTTCATGGGCGGATTTACTTGTATTAACAGGTAACGTGGCACTTGAATCTATGGGCTTAAAAACTTTTGGTTTTGGAGCAGGACGTGAGGACATTTGGCACCCTGAGGAGGATGTGTATTGGGGTTCAGAGAAGGAATGGTTAGCCGACAACAGGTATTCCGGTGACCGTGAGCTAGAAAATCCACTCGCTGCTGTACAGATGGGGCTCATTTATGTAAATCCTGAAGGTCCAAACGGAGAGCCAGATCCACTTGCAAGTGCTCGTGATATTCGTGATACATTTGAACGTATGGGGATGAATGACGAAGAAACGGTGGCGCTTGTCGCTGGTGGACATACATTTGGTAAAGCACATGGCGCAGGGGACGCCTCTCAAGTAGGTGACGACCCTGAAGCAGCTACACTTGAAACACAAGGGTTTGGCTGGAAGAGCACATATAAGAGCGGAAAAGGCCGTGATACGATATCAAGTGGTATTGAAGGTGCATGGACGACGAACCCTATTAAATGGGATAATGGCTACTTTGAGCTGTTATTCGGATATGATTGGGAGTTGACGAAGAGTCCTGCAGGAGCTTCTCAATGGGCACCTGTTAATATGCAGGAGGAACATTTGGCACCGGATGCTGAAGATCCATCTAAACGTGTAAAGACGATGATGACAACAGCGGACATGGCCTTGCGTATGGATCCAGAATATGAAAAAATTTCCCGTCGTTTTTATGAGAATCCGGAAGAGTTTGCAGATGTATTCGCACGTGCATGGTTTAAATTACTTCACCGTGACATGGGGCCAAAAGATAGATACTGGGGTCCAGAGGTTCCACAAGAAGAGTTAATCTGGCAGGATCCGATTACAGAAGCCGATTATGAACTATCTGATGCCGAAATCGCTAATCTAAAAGAAAAAATCCTGAGCACAGGATTAACCGTAAGCGAACTAGTGAAAACAGCTTGGGCTTCAGCAAGCACATATCGTGGTTCTGATATGCGCGGGGGTGCAAACGGTGCACGCATCCGTCTGGCTCCTCAAAAAGACTGGGAAGCAAACGAACCTGCACAGCTTGAAAAAGTGCTTGGAATCTACGTAGACCTTCAAAGTAAGCTTGATAAAAAAGTCAGCCTTGCTGATTTAATCGTACTTGGCGGAAATGCTGCAATCGAAAAAGCAGCTAAAGACGCAGGCTTCGATGTAACAGTTCCATTTTCTCCTGGTCGTGGTGACGCAACTGATGACCAAACAGAAGTTGAAAACTTTGAAGTATTAGAACCAGTATCTGATGGATTCCGTAACTACCAGAAGAAAGAATACTCTATCAGTCCAGAAGAAATGCTCGTTGACAAAGCACAGTTACTAGGCCTAACTGCACCAGAAATGACAGTCTTGCTCGGCGGTATGCGTGTCCTTGGTACAAACCATGGCGGTTCGGAACACGGCGTATTCACTGACCGTGTCGGTACACTAACAAACGACTTCTTTGTGAACCTGCTTGATATGGGCATTGAGTGGAAACCAGCAGGTTTCAACAAATATGAAGGCCGTGACCGCAAATCTGGTGAAGTCGTGCGTACTGCTTCACGCTTTGACCTAGTATTCGGTTCAAACGCAGTTCTTCGCGCTATAGTTGAAGTGTATGCACAAGATGATAATACAGAAAAATTTATCCATGACTTTGTAGCAGCTTGGGTGAAGGTGATGGATGCAGATCGGTTTGATTTGAAGTAA
- a CDS encoding (deoxy)nucleoside triphosphate pyrophosphohydrolase — MKKNINVVGAVIFNDNKILCAQRGAGKSLPLFWEFPGGKIEKGEKPEEALQREIEEEMHCTIDVGEKVEYTVHEYDFGIVHLTTYYCKLINGKPVLTEHAAIKWLTPNELPSLEWAPADIPAIEKIAKVYA; from the coding sequence ATGAAAAAAAATATAAATGTAGTAGGAGCTGTTATCTTTAATGATAACAAAATCCTTTGCGCTCAAAGAGGAGCGGGAAAATCATTACCTTTATTTTGGGAATTTCCAGGTGGGAAAATTGAAAAAGGTGAAAAACCAGAAGAAGCTTTACAACGTGAAATTGAAGAGGAAATGCACTGTACCATTGATGTTGGTGAAAAAGTAGAGTATACCGTTCATGAATATGATTTTGGTATTGTTCATTTAACTACCTATTATTGTAAGTTAATAAATGGGAAACCAGTTTTAACAGAACACGCTGCAATTAAATGGTTAACACCTAATGAGTTACCAAGTCTTGAATGGGCTCCTGCTGACATTCCTGCTATTGAGAAAATAGCAAAAGTATATGCATAA
- a CDS encoding DEAD/DEAH box helicase, giving the protein MVSFVQHLQDSIYQGFIDHAHGKSTRYKPQLLINNTTKNESILSTFLEELNRCEDFFFSVAFITESGLATLKALLWDLKQKGIKGRILTSTFLQFNQPNVFRELMKISNVEVKLTNLKGFHAKGYIFKHKTHYSLIVGSSNLTAQALKANYEWNVKLNSHENGDIIHHFINQFEEVWEESIGLTSDWIDKYEKVFQDLKPTNIQNVIEHPVQYQVNSITDTLQIQPNKMQEAALQNIQSVREDGNDKALVISATGTGKTYLSAFDVRRFAPKKMLFIVHREQILQKAKSDFQKILGGIDRDFGILSGNSKQSDARYLFATIQTLSKDDVLNQFVTKEFDYVLVDEVHKAGAKSYIKVLDYFKPEFLMGMTATPERTDDFNIYQLFDYNIAYEIRLQEALEEDMLCPFHYFGVTDFEFNGELLDETAALSKLVTEERVDHILEKVEYYGHSGDKVRGLIFCSRKEEAIELSKALSEKGLKTVALLGNHSPEERILRVNQLENGLLDYIITVDIFNEGVDIPSINQVVMLRQTQSSIIFIQQLGRGLRKHVSKDFVTVIDFIGNYKNNYLIPVALSGDKSQNKDNIRRHTKDTCYIKGVSTINFEEVAKKQIFKSINDTKLTSLKILRDAYIELKHKIGKVPFLYDFISYKSIDPCVIVNELKTNYHKFLEKMKEDVPTLSKYENDVLTMFSQEILNGKRKHEIVILELLLERCEITRKEFVDELSKYGCATDEETIAAVERVMALSFYTQAAIKKYGGKPIILQEGEGYRLNESITNSLSKNKFFKSLVTDVIKTAKEKSLSYESTNQLTLYRKYSRKDACKLLNWINDESSTMYGYKPKHGTCPIFVTYHKNEDVESSVNYGDEFINQEIFRLYTKSNRTLQSEEVKKIINAEDLGVDLHLFIKKDDDEGTDFYYIGKAIPETRSEEQTTMLDKNGNELPVVRMNLLLEHEVESSLYHYLIEE; this is encoded by the coding sequence ATGGTAAGCTTTGTACAACACTTGCAGGACTCTATTTATCAGGGTTTTATAGATCATGCTCATGGTAAATCTACCCGCTATAAACCACAGTTGTTAATTAATAACACAACTAAAAACGAGAGTATCTTATCTACATTTTTAGAAGAGCTAAATCGTTGTGAGGATTTCTTCTTCTCTGTTGCTTTTATTACAGAAAGTGGTTTAGCAACTTTAAAAGCACTACTTTGGGATCTAAAACAAAAAGGAATTAAAGGAAGAATATTAACTTCAACTTTTTTGCAATTTAATCAGCCAAATGTGTTTAGAGAATTAATGAAGATTTCAAATGTAGAAGTAAAGCTAACTAATTTAAAAGGATTTCATGCTAAAGGTTATATCTTCAAACATAAAACCCACTATTCTTTAATTGTTGGAAGCTCTAACTTAACTGCCCAGGCGTTAAAAGCTAATTACGAATGGAATGTTAAACTAAATTCACATGAAAATGGAGACATTATTCATCACTTTATTAACCAATTTGAAGAAGTATGGGAAGAGTCGATTGGTTTAACCTCAGATTGGATCGATAAATATGAAAAGGTGTTTCAAGATTTAAAACCAACTAACATTCAGAATGTAATTGAACACCCGGTTCAATACCAAGTGAATTCTATTACAGATACCCTTCAAATTCAACCCAATAAAATGCAGGAGGCCGCCCTACAAAATATTCAAAGTGTGAGGGAAGATGGGAATGATAAGGCGCTTGTAATTTCAGCAACCGGAACTGGGAAAACCTATTTATCTGCCTTTGATGTAAGAAGATTTGCACCGAAAAAGATGCTCTTCATTGTCCATCGTGAACAAATTTTACAAAAGGCTAAGTCAGACTTTCAAAAAATACTAGGTGGAATTGATCGAGATTTTGGTATCTTATCAGGGAATTCCAAGCAAAGTGATGCAAGATATCTTTTTGCTACAATCCAAACATTATCAAAAGATGATGTTTTAAACCAATTTGTAACTAAGGAATTCGATTATGTGTTAGTAGATGAAGTACATAAAGCGGGGGCCAAGTCTTATATAAAAGTTTTGGATTACTTTAAACCAGAGTTTTTGATGGGAATGACCGCTACACCTGAGAGAACTGATGATTTCAATATTTATCAATTATTTGATTACAATATTGCTTATGAAATACGATTGCAGGAAGCACTAGAAGAGGATATGTTATGTCCATTTCATTATTTCGGTGTGACAGATTTTGAATTCAATGGAGAATTATTAGATGAAACAGCTGCATTATCTAAACTCGTTACTGAAGAGAGAGTTGATCATATACTAGAGAAAGTAGAGTACTATGGCCATTCAGGAGACAAGGTACGAGGACTTATATTCTGTAGTAGAAAAGAAGAAGCGATAGAGCTCTCTAAAGCTCTAAGCGAAAAAGGTTTAAAAACGGTTGCTTTATTAGGAAATCATTCACCTGAAGAAAGAATACTTCGAGTGAATCAACTAGAAAATGGCCTGCTCGATTACATTATTACAGTAGATATTTTTAATGAGGGTGTCGATATTCCGAGTATTAATCAAGTAGTCATGCTGAGACAAACACAATCAAGTATTATCTTCATTCAACAATTGGGTCGGGGACTTAGAAAGCATGTTAGCAAAGATTTTGTAACAGTGATCGACTTTATAGGTAACTATAAAAATAACTATCTCATTCCAGTAGCTCTATCAGGTGACAAATCTCAGAATAAAGATAATATTCGCCGTCACACAAAAGATACTTGCTATATCAAAGGGGTATCTACCATTAATTTTGAAGAGGTAGCTAAAAAGCAAATATTTAAGTCAATTAATGATACAAAGTTAACATCCTTAAAAATTTTAAGAGACGCATACATAGAATTGAAGCATAAAATTGGCAAAGTGCCATTTTTATACGATTTTATATCTTATAAATCAATTGATCCATGTGTTATCGTAAATGAACTGAAAACGAATTATCACAAGTTCTTAGAGAAAATGAAAGAAGATGTACCTACATTGTCAAAATATGAAAACGACGTTTTAACTATGTTCTCTCAGGAAATTTTAAATGGCAAGAGAAAACATGAAATTGTTATTTTAGAATTATTACTAGAAAGATGTGAAATTACAAGAAAAGAATTTGTTGATGAATTATCGAAATATGGATGTGCAACGGATGAGGAAACGATAGCAGCAGTAGAACGTGTTATGGCTCTTTCCTTTTATACTCAGGCTGCTATTAAAAAATATGGTGGTAAACCTATTATTCTTCAAGAGGGTGAAGGTTATCGGTTAAATGAAAGCATTACTAATAGTCTATCGAAGAATAAATTCTTCAAGTCATTAGTAACGGATGTAATAAAAACTGCAAAAGAAAAGAGTCTTTCATACGAGAGCACTAACCAACTAACGTTGTATCGAAAATATTCACGTAAGGACGCTTGTAAGTTATTGAATTGGATAAATGACGAAAGCTCAACTATGTATGGCTATAAACCAAAGCATGGCACTTGTCCTATCTTTGTTACTTATCATAAGAATGAAGATGTAGAATCTAGTGTGAACTATGGTGATGAATTTATAAATCAAGAGATTTTTAGATTGTATACAAAAAGTAATCGTACTTTGCAGTCTGAAGAAGTTAAGAAGATAATTAATGCTGAGGACCTGGGCGTGGATTTACATCTCTTTATAAAAAAAGACGATGATGAGGGAACAGACTTTTATTATATTGGTAAAGCTATACCAGAAACTCGGAGTGAAGAACAAACAACGATGTTGGACAAGAATGGTAATGAACTGCCGGTTGTAAGGATGAATTTACTATTAGAGCATGAGGTGGAATCCTCGTTGTACCATTATTTAATCGAAGAATAA
- a CDS encoding DUF2357 domain-containing protein, which produces MPFNEALFTEATEYKLQYEGDQIDLRIQGVPVPFHREGNVFFSSFMTPFQSGSVQIFINEQQYETFIYPDSRKMNEQQYDLMIEEILEESNSCFQLSGLDRKVNTSGRSRGASWTQWIYIERSFQQLRQIFVHIEKQPFRRLVKSPIIQKREKVQRVGQTTLHWLDKKGYGNNIPLNVETTKTFETLDVYENQVLKKQLFNLSTLLSTYINLGRVEVTKKAEKYQSIIRRWLNSPFLKEVTMHQGSYSITQKFRKHPVYRQWYQWFEKLFNHEREGIGFDYPVAMKDTFALYEMWCFMKIVGILRDLNFIEGTSGLYKTKESGIFLDLAENKESRINLKGGKALYFQRNYQFNSREFYTFTQRMIPDIVLECGNEMIVFDPKYRVPGNIGTALGEMHKYRDGIIHRDSGERAVREVYILTPTNEGSVETMRYFQESYYNSYAMGAIQMVPGIECEQLKNKLLAIFLDN; this is translated from the coding sequence ATGCCATTTAACGAAGCCCTTTTTACAGAGGCAACTGAATATAAGCTACAGTATGAGGGCGACCAAATTGATTTAAGGATCCAAGGAGTACCTGTGCCTTTTCATCGAGAGGGAAATGTGTTCTTTTCTTCATTCATGACTCCCTTTCAGAGTGGATCTGTTCAGATATTTATAAATGAGCAGCAATATGAAACATTCATATATCCTGACTCTAGAAAAATGAATGAACAGCAATATGATTTGATGATTGAAGAAATTTTAGAGGAAAGTAATAGCTGTTTTCAATTGAGTGGATTGGACAGAAAAGTGAATACATCAGGCAGGAGCAGAGGAGCTTCTTGGACACAGTGGATTTACATTGAAAGATCGTTTCAGCAGCTCCGTCAAATTTTTGTCCATATTGAGAAACAGCCATTCCGCAGACTTGTCAAATCACCTATTATACAGAAGAGAGAAAAGGTACAGCGTGTTGGACAAACGACTCTGCACTGGCTTGATAAGAAAGGGTACGGCAACAATATTCCTCTCAATGTTGAAACGACCAAAACCTTTGAGACACTTGACGTGTATGAAAATCAAGTGTTAAAAAAGCAGCTGTTTAACTTAAGTACGCTTCTAAGTACTTATATAAACCTAGGAAGAGTGGAGGTTACAAAAAAGGCTGAAAAATATCAATCTATAATCAGAAGGTGGCTAAACTCACCCTTTCTAAAGGAAGTCACGATGCATCAAGGTTCGTATTCTATCACCCAGAAATTTAGGAAACATCCTGTGTACCGACAGTGGTACCAATGGTTTGAAAAGCTCTTTAATCATGAGAGAGAAGGAATCGGATTTGATTACCCTGTTGCTATGAAAGACACATTCGCACTATATGAGATGTGGTGTTTCATGAAAATTGTAGGGATATTAAGAGATCTGAACTTCATTGAGGGAACTAGTGGGTTATACAAGACGAAAGAAAGTGGAATCTTTCTAGACTTAGCTGAAAATAAAGAAAGCCGTATTAACCTTAAAGGAGGAAAGGCTCTCTATTTTCAAAGAAACTATCAGTTTAATTCTAGAGAATTCTACACTTTTACCCAAAGGATGATTCCTGATATTGTCTTGGAGTGCGGAAATGAAATGATCGTTTTTGATCCTAAATACCGCGTACCTGGTAATATTGGTACTGCTCTTGGTGAAATGCATAAGTATCGTGATGGAATTATACATAGAGATTCAGGCGAAAGAGCTGTTCGTGAGGTATATATTTTGACACCAACGAATGAAGGTTCAGTTGAAACGATGCGCTATTTTCAAGAAAGTTATTATAATAGTTATGCAATGGGCGCCATACAGATGGTTCCTGGAATAGAATGTGAGCAGTTGAAGAATAAGTTATTAGCCATTTTTCTTGATAACTAA
- a CDS encoding Crp/Fnr family transcriptional regulator, with protein sequence MSDILIRYLKHYTDASESEIEMIVADIPIAEYKKGTILLDQGEVPEKCYFVVKGCVRQFAVDEEGRETTFNFFTEEQAVTIFNQHSSDKTSKYSLICVEDCVLVVGDLSIEDQMYDKHPGLETMTRKLMEEIMGEMHDDIATFISSRPEERYKALVDKRPDLINRVPQHQLASYLGITPESLSRIKRRL encoded by the coding sequence ATGAGTGATATCCTTATTCGATATTTGAAACATTATACTGATGCTAGTGAATCAGAGATAGAGATGATTGTTGCAGATATACCTATTGCAGAATATAAAAAAGGAACTATCCTTTTAGACCAGGGAGAGGTTCCAGAGAAATGCTATTTTGTCGTAAAGGGTTGCGTCCGCCAGTTTGCAGTTGATGAAGAGGGGAGAGAAACGACATTTAATTTTTTTACAGAAGAGCAAGCGGTGACGATCTTCAATCAGCATAGTTCTGATAAAACATCAAAGTACTCGTTAATCTGTGTGGAGGACTGTGTTCTCGTTGTAGGTGATTTATCGATCGAGGATCAGATGTATGACAAGCATCCAGGACTTGAGACGATGACGCGTAAGTTAATGGAAGAGATTATGGGTGAAATGCACGATGATATTGCTACGTTTATTTCATCTCGCCCAGAAGAGCGGTATAAGGCGCTCGTTGACAAACGCCCTGATTTGATTAATCGTGTACCACAGCATCAGTTAGCAAGTTATTTAGGTATTACGCCTGAGTCACTTAGTCGTATCAAACGAAGATTATAG
- a CDS encoding DUF4386 domain-containing protein, translating into MEVLQQDVNQLRKSALIAGISLLIMTVAAFFSFGYVHSSLMISNSSIETFNNISASTGLFRVAILGWLVILITDIIVSWAFYIFLKPIHEGYATLAAWLRLMYTAILAIAVSNLIQVDNLIKYNNELLNQPDSLLASEVMMSVLAFESVWSFGLIVFGMHLLIVGFVVSKTKTVPKIISILLVLGGASYMLVHLLDGFFPTLENVTSTIEMILMIPMTAGELGFCIWLLVKGGKTPTSYSKRKTHNKTAQI; encoded by the coding sequence ATGGAAGTATTACAGCAAGATGTAAATCAGCTTCGAAAATCAGCATTAATTGCAGGGATATCCTTGCTCATCATGACCGTAGCTGCATTTTTCTCATTTGGCTATGTTCATAGTTCTTTAATGATTAGTAATAGCTCAATTGAAACATTTAATAACATTTCAGCATCAACAGGATTATTTAGAGTAGCAATACTTGGTTGGTTAGTTATATTAATAACGGATATTATCGTTTCGTGGGCATTTTATATCTTTTTAAAACCAATACATGAAGGATATGCAACGCTAGCTGCTTGGCTTCGATTGATGTATACTGCCATACTAGCTATTGCCGTCTCAAATCTCATTCAAGTAGATAATCTCATTAAGTATAATAATGAGCTGTTGAATCAGCCTGACAGTCTTCTCGCTTCTGAAGTTATGATGTCTGTACTAGCATTTGAATCTGTTTGGTCGTTTGGGTTAATCGTTTTTGGGATGCATCTATTAATAGTGGGCTTTGTCGTTTCAAAAACTAAAACAGTTCCAAAGATCATAAGCATTCTACTTGTATTAGGGGGTGCAAGTTATATGTTGGTCCATCTATTAGACGGGTTTTTTCCAACGCTTGAAAATGTGACTTCAACTATCGAGATGATTTTGATGATTCCAATGACTGCTGGAGAGCTAGGTTTTTGCATTTGGCTCTTAGTGAAAGGTGGTAAAACACCTACATCGTATTCAAAAAGAAAGACACATAACAAGACTGCGCAAATTTGA